DNA sequence from the Colletotrichum destructivum chromosome 9, complete sequence genome:
TTGTGTCTGAAAATGTGAAGCTGGCCGGCGAGAAAGAGGCTCAGAAATCCAAGAccagagaaggagaaagacgAGTGACCAGAGGGAAAAGAGCGCCAGCCATCATGGAGAAGGTGATGGGCCGTCTCGGTGCACACGTCAATGGTGACAAGAACGTTAGGTTTCGTGCCGGCGGCTGGCTTGCACCGGGCCAGCAAGTCAGGTCGCGGTCGACCAACTGCGTTCTTGATGAGGTCTGTGATGAAGGAGCTCATGATGACCGCGATGGCAAAAGATAGATAAGTAACCTCATGCTTGTGAGGCGAAGCTTTAGTGACGACGTTGTAGGCGACGAGAACTCCCAGTGGCACAAACAGGGCATAGACGATGTTCATATCTGAAGGGCGTGTCAGTCGCGCTTCGGATGCTTGGACGAGGATTGTCTCAACTCACACACAGGCACACGCTCGACTTCCGCATGAGGGTAAGAGATGTGCAGGTCGTTGATGAAGAACATGCGATGGAAGGGTTCAATGAAAGCAAGCATCTGAGGGGAGCGAAGTCAGCAAGCTTGAGTCTAACAATCGTCTCGAACCATAACAGACGTACCGTCATCCATCCTGCGAGAAGGATTACGAAGCCCAGGTAGTCTGGCGCATGAGTCCTCTACGTGTAACTCTCGTTAGATCTGCCAACCTCACTCACAATGCTCCTGGTCGCACACGACGACCTGTGCGTTACGTTACCTTCCAGAATCGAGAGAGCGCGGAGGCAATGACATTCCCGTTCGAACCATTGTTCCGGCGGCCGGGCGCCATCTTGAGAAGTCACCGTCTACGAGCTGCGCGGAAGGCTCTCTGGAACATGAGGCGCCTTGTCGTTGCTGCGGTGGTTGAAGTTGAGAGCCGCAGCAGTGGATACTGTGGCCAAGCTGTCGACGTAATATTGGCTGTGCCGTCAAGAGCtaaggcggcgatgaggagaAATCGCAGGCCCAAGACGAAAGCCAAAGTCTATTGACAGTCACTTGATCAAATGCAATGTGCAGATCCCCGCGGCCCCGTTGTCCCTACTAAGTTCAAGACAGGAGTGCAGCGCTTTCAAGTGTCTGCTCTTGGTGTATGTGGCGTTTTGGTCGCCCGAGGCACTATAGCTCATGAGCTACGCTACTGCAACGCTGTTCGCTGTCCGGGTGGGAAGCTACAACCTGCCTACTACTCCCTTATCTTATCGAGTATCCGAAGTTCCACCGCCGTGGCTCAGTCCCTCGAAAGCTGGTAACCTCCAAAAATCAACAAAACCATTTTATCACAGCTTAGACATCCACGATCGCAAACACCGTAATCACGCCGTCTTGCCCAGCATGCTGAGGTCAACCTACAAACCGTCCGCAAACACGAAGGGTCCTCCGCCACTGCTCCCCGGATGGACGGAGCACGACGCTCCGAACGGCCACAAATACTACTACAacgccgagaccaaggaaTCGACGTACACGAGACCGAGTGCGCCCGACGTCACTGCTGCCCAAGGCTATGCGCCCAGTGCAGTTTCAACGAGCTTCTTCCAATACCAGACTATCCCGCGGCTTTCCGACCCAAACGTCGCGAATGCATACCTCGCTCAGTACAACGCGCAAAACCAACCGCCGGCTGCACAACGAGGAGGATTCGGCCACGGAGGCAGGGGAGGCAGAGACGGGCGGCCACGTCCGGAGCCCATCGATAAGCCCAAATCAAAGACGCCGATACCTGGATTTGAGCCCTggatcctcgtcgacaccaAGTACGGGCGCCGTTTCGTGTACAACCCCGAGAAGAATGCCAGCTACTGGCGCATTCCTGAGAAGCTGAAAGCCGGCATCCTGGAGGTGGACAAAGCCAGGATTCGCGAAAAGGCCGGTATTCAGAGCGCACCGAcaggaggaaaagaaaaagaagcgAAGAACAGTACACCCACTGCTCAGCCCCGGCCACAGCAAGAAGCCGCGGCAGCTCCGACTTatgacgacaacgatgacAGTTCAGAGTacgaggaggttgaggtcacggacgacgaggccgagggcgacgaggccgaggacggacACGCCTCCAAGCGTCAGCGCATAGAAGATGCAGCTGATGACGCGCCGGTCGAGTTCAGCGAAGCAGACATTGCTTTCCAGCTACAAGCGATGGGCGAAGCATACGGACTCGACCCTGGAGAGTATGACGACGGAAACATGGACGAGTGGCCagagggcgccgagggggtGGAATTTTCGCAGGAGGATGCCGCTGCACTCTTCAGGGATCTGCTCGACGACTTCAACATCAACCCGTACAACACGTGGGAGAAGTTGATTGAAGACGGACACATAATCGAGGACCCAAGATATACGCTGCTCAACACCATGAAAGCACGAAAAGAGACATGGCAAGAATGGACCAAGGACAGGATCAGAGAGCTGAAGGAGCTTCGCgccaaagaagagaagaaggacccCCGGATACCGTACATGGCGCTATTACAAGAAAAGGCGTCGCCCAAGCTCTTCTGGCAGGAGTTCAAGAGGAAATATCGGAAGGAACCGGCCATGACGGACCCCTACGTCAAGGACAGGGACCGTGAGAAGTGGTACCGGGAGCACATCAACCGTCTGAAGTTGCCCCAAGCCACGCTCAAGTCGGATTTCGCCACGCTGCTCAAGTCACTGCCCCTCTCCGCAATGAACAACAAGACGAGTCTGGCACGCCTACCGCCGCAGCTGCTGGTTGACATCAGGTACATCTCGCTGCCGCCACAAGTGAGAGACCCCATGATCGAAGCATACATCCAGACCCTGGGACCGCCGCCTGAGGGAGGAgtcagcgaggaggaggacgaggcgacgCGCAAGGCGAGGGAGGCCAGGGAACGGAGAGAAAAGGCGCTACGGGAGCACGAAGACAAGGTTGCGGAGCAGAAGCGAAGACAACAGCGGAGCCTTGAAATGGGCCGGGCCAGACTCCGGGAAGGGGAGCGCGAAGTTGAGCAGGCGATGCAGGTCGGCAAGCGTGGTCTGCAAAGCCAGCTGGCGAGCGCGCAGAAAAAAGATCAGCCTGATGCATAGTAGACAGCAACTGTGTGGCAGGAGAGTGGACGAAAGGATGGAATAAAGAAAGAATAGAGAGAAAAACGAAGAACATTCCACGCAACCATCCAGTCGGCGAACTTCAAGAAAGCTAGCCAACGTCAATGTTGACCGTCTCTCTGTGATAGGGCCGTCCCGCCATaagccggcctcggcacTAACAACGCATCCGAGTCCGTCGACGTCTCGCCTCAGCGAATCCTGCAGGAACTGGGTTTCATGCAAGTACacgaggccaagaccaagactTTCTTGTGTCACTTTGCATTTGGGCATCAACCAACGGACTCCCTCCCCCATTACATCGGTTTGACTTGAGCCTCGCCAGACGCGTCATGTAAGACAAAACGCCCCCTCCTCGCGAGATACCGCACACTAACGGTTCTTGCGAAACCCTCGTTGTGCTCAACAAATTGAAACTGACAGTCCGAGGTGTATttgtgtgtgggtgggtggatgggtgTGTGCCAGCACGTTCTGGTGCAAAATACGACGGCTCTGGTTGATCTTGTCGAGAATTCGCCAACGAAACCAGTATTAGACTTCCTCCGTCACGCATCAAACGTCGTGTTCCCGGTTTTCCTCACTCACTCAATGAGTAGATACACTGCCTCCCCTTAAGACACAGTTCGGATTAAAAGCCCTCTTTTGCTTGTCCAAatcgtccgtccgtcccctGCCACAGCGCACCAAGTGACACCATCCAACAGCGCGTTCGTGTTCGTGCGTCAGAGATGGCCTGAAGATCGGCCGCCCGCCCATTGGCTCGTCGGTCACGTCGGTCTCATCGGTCTCGGAGCACTGGACGTGCCGCACATCCCCAAGCGTACTCCGTCGAGGGGGGCATGTCATTTTTAGTGTCTTATATGACAGCCACACTGCCGTTCCCTAGGCCCGTGGCTGCTCCTTTAATCTTTGATTTGAGTCCGGGCTTGTTTTCTGTTGTAATTTAGCAGAAATCTGGTTCACACTATTTCGACAACGTTTTCTACAGTTTTTCGTCCTCACTAGGTTAAAAGCGAGGCGGGTTTCTACCGACCACAGCTCAACATGGGTGCGACAACACTTACACTATTCGGCCTCGCGGCCTTCGGTACGGTTCCCCATCCCCAGACCATCACCACAATTGAAACCCCGAACTAATAAGAATGGTCAGCCTCCGCAGTATTGGCCCAGCAATTCCCTGGGGACTTCCCGGGCAATGGGAACGGCAACGGCTTTGGCAatggcaacggcggcaatgGGTTTGGGGGCGGTAACTTCAACAACATCGTCGGCTTCAACATTCAGGAGGCCATGCACACACGGAGAGTCCACGGCATCCTGGGCACCATCGCCTTTGTCATCGTCTTCCCTATCGGCTCCATCGCTATGAGAATCGTCCCTGGCCGCTTCTCTTGGTTCATCCACGCCCTTGTCCAGATGGCCGGCTTCGTCCTGtacatcgccgccgccgcactgGGCATCAAGTTGACCCAAGAGGTCAGGTTTGGGAACACGAGTCTGGTAAGACGGCTCTCCGTAAAGTTTATTAAACGTTTCGAGGCGTGCCTGCTTACACACCAAACTTAGTACGAGATCAGCACTATCAACTTCCACCCCATCAtcggcctcatcatcctcgccatcttcttTTTCCAGCCTCTCTTCGGTTACCTTCACCACGCGCAGTTCAAGAAGTACGGTGTCCGCCAGATCTGGTCGTACCTCCACCTCATGGTCGGCCGCCTCCTGATCCCGCTAGGCATCATCAACGGCGGTCTGGGGCTGTACATCTCTAACTCGCCCAAGGCGTTCAAGATCGCCTACTCCattctcgccgtcgtcttcggcatcgcctggatcttcatcgccgtcatcagcgAGAGCCGCCGTAGCCGTCAGCccgccgtcgtggtcgtcgaaCAGCACAAGCTCGTCAGCCGGCCTCGCGGACTCCACGGCGGGAGCCACAGATCGTCCGACTCGGACCCCAAGATCTGAGTACAGGACACGAAATAGTCTATTGACGATATGAATGATGACGTTGGGGAAACGAGAAGGGAATTACAGTTTTACCTCACGGGCTTCACGATGGGTCACTACTAAGTAGACCTTTCCATAATCACGATTGCATGAGAGGTAGGAGGGTACTAGGGGGCAAGTGACTTTATAGTCGCGTCGTCGCAAGCTCGGGTATAGGATGCTGTCGGACTGGAGGTTTTGGGCAAGTAGCGGTGAATTGCGtatgttgttgttgttgttgttgttgttgttgttgttgtctgtAATATGTAACTGGTTCTATATGTGCCTAGCTGCTTCGAGCTGCTTAGCTCGCCCTTTGCATGCCCTTTGCAGGCTGTCCAACGCCTCTGTGCTGTCGACTGATTAGGATAAAGCCTGCAGCAGTCCCTACGGAGCTGCCAAGCAGCCAACCAAGCCAAACCAACATATCCAATTCCAGATAGCTTTTGTGTGTCTGCAACCTTAGATTCAACGACGCAACCCCTAGGCTTAAATTGGCACCATGACGGTGTTCTTCCCATCAGACTTTGTATCGTTGGAGAACTTGAGGTGAATCCTAGAAGACTTCTTGAGTTAGCAAGTTGTGCAAGACTATTCCAACTAACAACTGCCTTGCCAAACCTGAATCTGTAGGCTTATCTTCCCTTTCACTCATCAACCTGGTGACACAGACGTCTGACTAGCCGTTGCCGCCCATGATTAGATGCGCAACGTTGTTTTCTAAAATCTGAAAGGGCTTGCTCGAGAGGCTGGCTCCCTAAACACTTGGTATAAAAGTAGATGGTCGCAGGGTGGACAAACTGTGATCATGCACAGCTGTGGCTGGAATTCAAAGAACAGCATTCAGGGCTGCATCCCAGCTAGCGGAGCCAAGCCGGCGGGATGCCGCTTTTCTCATCCAACCCGGCGGGATGCCACTTGTCTGATCAAAGACTCAAGTCCCTGTTGAGGAACGCAACTGATTACGTTCAGTCTATCACATTAACAGTATCTAAGCACTTACATGGGAAGCTAGAGCCCTTCTGTGGACATTTGTAGTACCAAGCAAAGTACCGAAAAAGAATTTTAGCAGAGAAGCAGGCACAAGAAACCTTTCAAGGCAATGGAAAACAATGTAAGCAGACCAGGCTGCGGTGGTCGAACTCCGCGGGAACACCCGAACAGGGATAGCGTTGTAAATGTGATTCTCCGGACTCTCGTATGAGGCCTTCAAGGTATTCTTTGGTCCGCAGTGATAAGGTTAAAAATAAACAATAGAACCCTTAACCTGGTTAGTGGCAAATCAAAAGCTCTATATTGTAACGAAACTTAAAGTGAGTGTTAAAACTATTGGATAATTATGGACACTTTGGTTGCTGCTTATAGTGCCGACAGCCGGCTAACCCCAGCGCATGATACTTGGAGTGCTATAGCAGATAGCAACTGCCGGCTGGTACTGTAAAGATGGATaccgaagaagaaaagggcgAGTTTGGCAATGAGTCAGATGGCCTGTTGCTGAGGCTGAACAAGGTCAAGCGTTGAGGGGTACGAGGATACGACAACTTCGGGAGGGATACGAAGACCACAAGAAAGCGGTGAATACTACCTCGCGAGTCGGTTTAATACAAGCAATTACACGTGAATGAGACCGTAGATTTCATTGGAGACAAGGGAGTTTCATACTATGGAAATCGAGTAACGATGTCATGGCTACTGCCGCCAAGAAAACATATAAACACTCTTCCCTCGTGTTCTAGAAAGGGATTCCAGTATCAGCACGTCATCTACACAAAGATATCCCTCTGAAGTCCGACTCTTCTCTATCAAAAACCTGCTCGTCAAGCACACCTTCGTCTAAGAATCCCACTTCCAAACCGGCTAAGATGAAGCTGAGCGTAAGTATTCGAGTTGAAGAGACCCTATCACTCCAGGTATGCTCACATTTAACGCAGATAACAGCCCTTGTCAGCATTCTCCCTGCTTTGAGCTGGGCTTGTGCCACATACCAGTTCTGCCTCTGTGGTAACAGCGACGGCAGTTTCCACGAGGAGGCAACGAAGAAGATGTGCAAGAGCAAGCTCGGGACTTACATGCAGTTTGACGATGGCCGGCACTACTGCATTGCGGGCGTCGCGAATGCCGGAATCGCAGGCGCTCAGCCTTTGCTTTTCAATAACTGCGCCGTCAGGAAGATGTGTAACAACTACGGCTCCACTGGAGACTCGAACTGCTGGGGAAAGACGTGGTAAAAAAGACTGGGTTGTCGGTCGTGCTGTGTCCAACGCAGGGACGAATCTCGCAACGGGTGGGTGGCACGAAGAGCCCTAGGCTCAAGTAATCTACTACAAATGACGTGCAATGCAGACCATGCTATTGGTTTCGTTTACCTGAGCATATTTTGTTAGTTATTCAGCCGTGATGACCGACTGTGAGGTGATCGAAGGCGTCAGAATCAGACTGGCTACTTGCCAATGAATCAGCAGGCTATGTTTGTACATGCAGTGCCAACCTGTCATGGCCAATCCAATGGAGGTTGTGGGTGAAAGACAGGCAATAATAATCGCGGTGACTCGGGGCGAATGGTAATATCCAGTGCTGCTTGTCGCGATCTTTCATAATAGTGTTATTAGGTACTGTTGTCGCTATTAGCTATGTACCTTAGTTATCTATCTTATCCATCTCTCTATCGACAGGTGCATTACAGGTGACGATCTCGGAGGGAGATCCGAGACGATCCCAGGGCACGGGCTCTATAGTAGGGCAACCAGGTATATTACGGATGAGAAATTGACGGGCATGGTTCTTCCGCCAGTCAGATCCCGGCATATCGAACCATGCCCGTATCCAGCAGCCGAAAAGATTGTGTGGGAGCCGGACGGCCGCGTCTTTTCGACCCCACAGCGTGTTCGACTGACTCGAGGGGTAAGACCGGCCATCAAGATCCAGGACACGACGGGCTTGGCCGGGAAGGACGACACCGGAACTGGAGTGAACATGAATCACGATGCGAACTGTATCGATTGAAGCTGCGGAGGGCGATACAGGTGTGTGATGGCAGACGAGCCGGTAACGGCGGAGGCATCTGTGAAACACAACGGCAGGGCTTTGTAATATTGTCTAACTTCATTGCCAGGTAGGCATGGCACTTTTATCTTGTTTTCGATTGCCGTTTTTTCTTCTATTTTATCACATGATGTACCCGTGCAATCTCAAGAGggtcctccttggccacATATCTAAGTACTCCTGCACTACAGACGAACATCATCCCCCATGTTCCATTCCATTAAATCAAACAGATCTATCTCTGTTAGTTTTATTCTATTGCTGCCGTTGTTAGAAGCTCCCATTTGCTTTCCAACTTCTAGTTACCTCATTAC
Encoded proteins:
- a CDS encoding Putative phosphatidic acid phosphatase type 2/haloperoxidase, translating into MAPGRRNNGSNGNVIASALSRFWKRTHAPDYLGFVILLAGWMTMLAFIEPFHRMFFINDLHISYPHAEVERVPVYMNIVYALFVPLGVLVAYNVVTKASPHKHEVTYLSFAIAVIMSSFITDLIKNAVGRPRPDLLARCKPAAGTKPNVLVTIDVCTETAHHLLHDGWRSFPSGHSSFSFSGLGFLSLFLAGQLHIFRHNSGGRDLSRALVCLLPLLGAALIAISRCEDYRHDVYDVCVGSLLGYLIAYWSYRRHWPGLATKECHEPHPYPGSDAKTGWNRLRDEEEAGDSRTDGPT
- a CDS encoding Putative WW domain, FF domain, WW domain superfamily, FF domain superfamily protein, producing the protein MLRSTYKPSANTKGPPPLLPGWTEHDAPNGHKYYYNAETKESTYTRPSAPDVTAAQGYAPSAVSTSFFQYQTIPRLSDPNVANAYLAQYNAQNQPPAAQRGGFGHGGRGGRDGRPRPEPIDKPKSKTPIPGFEPWILVDTKYGRRFVYNPEKNASYWRIPEKLKAGILEVDKARIREKAGIQSAPTGGKEKEAKNSTPTAQPRPQQEAAAAPTYDDNDDSSEYEEVEVTDDEAEGDEAEDGHASKRQRIEDAADDAPVEFSEADIAFQLQAMGEAYGLDPGEYDDGNMDEWPEGAEGVEFSQEDAAALFRDLLDDFNINPYNTWEKLIEDGHIIEDPRYTLLNTMKARKETWQEWTKDRIRELKELRAKEEKKDPRIPYMALLQEKASPKLFWQEFKRKYRKEPAMTDPYVKDRDREKWYREHINRLKLPQATLKSDFATLLKSLPLSAMNNKTSLARLPPQLLVDIRYISLPPQVRDPMIEAYIQTLGPPPEGGVSEEEDEATRKAREARERREKALREHEDKVAEQKRRQQRSLEMGRARLREGEREVEQAMQVGKRGLQSQLASAQKKDQPDA
- a CDS encoding Putative cytochrome b561/ferric reductase transmembrane, giving the protein MGATTLTLFGLAAFASAVLAQQFPGDFPGNGNGNGFGNGNGGNGFGGGNFNNIVGFNIQEAMHTRRVHGILGTIAFVIVFPIGSIAMRIVPGRFSWFIHALVQMAGFVLYIAAAALGIKLTQEVRFGNTSLYEISTINFHPIIGLIILAIFFFQPLFGYLHHAQFKKYGVRQIWSYLHLMVGRLLIPLGIINGGLGLYISNSPKAFKIAYSILAVVFGIAWIFIAVISESRRSRQPAVVVVEQHKLVSRPRGLHGGSHRSSDSDPKI